CGAAGGGAGGAAACGCATGGCTGAGTATGTCAAGGTCGCGACCACCGAGGAGGTGGAGCCCGGCAAGCCGAAGCTGGTGGAGGTCAACGGCCGTCGGGTCGCGCTGTTCAACGTGGAAGGGTCCTTCTACGCCATCGACGACATCTGCACCCATCGCGGCGCGCCGTTGTCCGAGGGAGAGGTCATGGGCAAGGAAATCCAGTGCCCGTGGCACGGAGCCATGTTCGACGTCACCACGGGCGAGGCCTCGGGTCCCCCCGCCGACGTGGGTGTCGACAAGTTCAACGTGCGCGTTTCCGGGTCCGATATCGAGGTCGAGATCTGACGCGCCGCCCGTGCGCCGGCGGCCCGTTCCGGTGAGCAAGTCTCCACAAGGGAGGTACATGACGATGGCGGATGACGTTCGCAGCAGAATCGAAGAGCAGGTGAAGAACAACCGGGTGATGGTCTTCATGAAGGGCACCCCGAACTTTCCCCAGTGCGGCTTCTCCGCCCACACGGTGGAGATCCTGCGCGCCCACAACGCGGAGTTCGAGAGCTTCGACGTGCTGTCGGACCCGGCGGTCCGGGAGGGCGTCAAGCAGTACTCGAACTGGCCCACCATCCCGCAGGTCTACATCGACGGCCAGTTCGTGGGCGGCTGCGACATCGTCCACGAGCTGCACGAGCGGGGGGAGCTGGACGCGCTGCTCAGCCCGGCCGCCAAAGAGTAGCCGAACGGGGAGAAATCCACGGCTTCCTTGTTCGACGAGATCGGCGCGGAGCGCCTGCGCGAGGTCATCGACGTCTTCGTGGACCGGATCTTCGATGACCTCATGATCGGGTTCTTCTTCCGCAACGCCGACCGCGACCGGGTCAAGAAGCTGGAGTACCAGTTCACGGCGCGAGCGCTCGGCGCCGACATCGAGTACGAAGGCCGTCCCCTCGAACAGGCCCACGCGCCGCATCCCATCATGGGGGGGCAGTTCGCGCGCCGGCTGCAGATCCTGCGCGAGACTCTCGACGAGTTCCACGTGTCTCCGGCCGTGCAAACGGCGTGGCTGGACCACACCGAGAGCCTTCGCTCCCTCATCACCCGCGACCGCGGCTCCGACTGCGACCCCGCCGAGGCCCGGCGCAAGGCGCTGGCCCATCCCTCATGACGGAACCGCGAAACGATCCGCTGGTACTCAAGGTGGCCCGGGACGAGGCCTTCGACATGGCCCTCTACGTGCGTCTCCGTGAGATGGAGACCGGCGAGGTCCACAACGTCCTGAGCCGCCTCGTCACCGTGGAGCGGGGACACGTCGCCTTCTGGGCCGATTTCGCCGGTCTCGATGATAGCTCGCTGGACCGGGTGCAGCGCTTGCGCCTGAGTCTTCTCGTGCTCTTGCGGCGCTGCTTCGGCGTGGCCATGACGTTCCTCATCCTGGAAGCCATCGAGATCTACGGCGTCAAGAAGTACTGGGCGCTGTGGGACCGCTACAAGGACACGCCCTACGGACCGCGCATCCGCGGCATCCTGCGCGACGAGTTCGGCCACGAGGACGAGATCGTCGCCGGGCTCACCGGAAGACGCCTGAACCCGGAACGCGTGCGCGACCTCTTCCTGGGCCTGAACGACGGCTTGGTGGAGGTGCTCGGCAGCGTCGCCGGTTTCTATGCCTCGTTCGGACATCCCGCCTACGTGGCCGTGGCGAGCCTGACGGTGGCGGTGGCGGGTTCCATCTCCATGGCCGCGGGCGTGCTGGCCTCGTCCCGCTCCCAGCGCGAGGTCCAACGCATCGAGAACGCCAAGCGCAACTTCTTCGACCCCGAGATGAAGCCGCCGGAGGAGACGCGCCCGCTGTCGGCCGCTGTCTCCGTGGGCATCTCCTACTTCGTGGGCGCCATGTTCCCCATCTTCCCGGTGCTCCTGGGCGCGGTCAGCCCGTTGTGGTCCATCGCCGTGGGCGGCGCCATGGTGGTCCTGGTGACCGCGTTCCTGTCGGTCATGTCGGGCATGGAGGTCCGCCCGCGGGTGCTTCAGAACCTCCTGCTGGTGTTCGGCGCCGTGGGCGTCACCTACGTTCTCGGGACGCTGGTCAAGCAGTTCTGGAACATCAGCGTATAGGGACCGGCACGGCCTACACGGCCCGGAGGCTCCATGAGCAACCGAGACGTCGCCGCGGCGCGCGACTACCACGAACGCACCAAGCATTCACTCACGAGCGTCCGGAGTGGCCCCCATTACCTGGACTGGGACAACCAGCCGCGTCCCTTCAAGGTCTACGAAACATTGGAGTCGCTGCCGCTGGAGCAGCATCTCCAGTCAACCGGCGTGCCGGCGCTACGGGCCATTTCCGAGCCTGCCCCGGAGGTGGAGCGCGGCTTGACCCGCGCCGAGCTGGCGGAGGTGCTGTTCCTCTGTGCCGGCGTCACGCGCCGGCGGCGCTACTTCGGCGGCGAGATGCTCTTTCGCGCGGCGGCATGCACGGGCGCGCTCTACCACATCGACGTCTACGTGGTCGCGGGTCCGCTGTCCGACCTGGACGCCGGCGTCTATCACTTCGCCCCCGACGGCTTCGCGCTGACGCCCTTGCGCGCCGGCGACCACCGTGGCGTGCTGGCGGCGGCGAGCGGCGGCGAGCCCGCCGTTGAGCACGCCCCGGTCGTTCTGGTGCTGGCTTCCACGTTCTGGCGCAATAGCTGGAAGTACCGCGACCGCGCCTACCGGCACTGCTTCTGGGACGGCGGCACGCTGCTTGCCAACTGCCTTGCCGCGGCATCGGCTCGAGACATCCCGGCACGAACGGTGATGGGCTTCGCCGACGCCCCGGTGAACCATCTGTTGGGCCTCGACTCCCAAAAGGAAGCGTCTCTGTGCCTCGTGCCCCTGGGCCGCTCGGCATCGTCCACGGCTCCCTCCGCGGAAACGCCGCCGCCCCTGGACTACGCCACCCGGCCGCTATCGGCGCGCGAGTTGGACTATCCGTCCATCCGGCAGGCGCACGCGGCGTCATGCCTGGAGAGCGGCGCGGAGGCGCGGCGCTGGCGGGAGGCCGACGGCGGCGCGTCGGACGACCTCGAAGAAGCGGAAACCGGCATGACCGCGCCCGACGAAGCCGGAACCGTCGACGGAGAATCCGGCGGCCCCGTCGCGGCCGGCGCGGGGCGCCGCGCGCTGCCCTTGGCCGTCGACTCTCCCGCGTCGCTCCCGGCCGACAGCATCGAGCAGGTGATCGTGCGCCGGGGCTCCACGCGCCGGTTCTCGCACGAGTCCATCAGCCTCGCCCAGTTGTCCACGGCCTTGCACTACGCCACACGGGGCGTTGCCACGGACGTGGATCCCGGCGCCTCCCGTGAGCTGAATCAACTCTATCTCATCGTCAACCACGTGGACGGCGCCGCTTCCGGCGCCTACGTCCTCGACCGTGACAACGGACGCCTCGATCTTCTGAAGGAAGGAAACTTCCGCAAGGAGGCCGGTTTCCTCGGACTTGGCCAGGAGATCCCGGCGGACGCCAGCGTCAGCGTCTATTTCCTCACCGAACTCGACGCAGTGCTGCGGCGCTACGGCAACCGCGGCTACCGCCTTGCCCAAATGGACGCCAGCATCACCGCCGGCCGCCTCTACCTGGCGGCCTACGCCCAGGGCTTCGGCGCCTCCGGCCTGACCTTCTTCGACGACGACGTCACCGCGTTCTTTTCACCCCACGCGGCGGGCAAGAGCGTCATGTTCCTGATCGCGCTGGGAAGGCGCCTGCGCAAGTAGACGGGTGGAAGCCCGGCCGGGCATCGGATGGGCGAACGTAACGCGACTCACCGGCGCGCGGCCGGCGGGAAAGCGAGGTTGAGCGGTATGTTCCCGACCGGTTTGTTCGCACGGAAAACAAGGCTCATGGTGGTCGCTGTCCTGGTCGGCGCGTGGATGGCCCCCGGAGCCGTGGTCGCCGGCGATTTCTACCTGCGCGGCGGTCTCGGCCTGGGCCGGTCGGGCGACGCCATCTTCATGGACAAGGACTGTTCCAGCACGGCTCCGGCGGCCTTGTACGGCTGCGGCACGGGCGGAGACGGCGCGCCTTACCGGTCACGCGGCGACTTCGACACGGCGGCGGCGCTCGAAATCGGGCTGGGCTACACGGCCGCGCCGGCGCGCTTCGAGGTTCTGGTCGAATATCGGCCGCGCATCGAGTTCGAGGGCCGCGCCAACTTCCTGGCGCCGGAACGGCGGCAGGAAGTCTCGGCGGACCTGTCGTCCGTTTCGGGGATGCTTGCCGCCTTTGTCGACTTCGCCGGGGTGGGGCTGCCCCGGCTCGGGCCTTTCGATCCGTTCATCGGAGCCGGCCTCGGCGCGGTCCGCAACCGCATCGGGGAGACGCGCATGACGTTTCCGGCAACGACGACCACCGTGCCCGGCGCGAGCCGGACGGACCTGGCCTGGATGGTGACGGCCGGGGTCTCGCTGCCCTTGGACGAGCGCGTGAGCCTGGATATCGCCTGGCGCTACACGCATCTCGGTGAGGTGCGCACGGGGCGGGGCGCGGGCCGGGTGGTCTGGCGCGACGGCAGCCGGGAGCCGTTGCCGCTGGATCTCGCGCCGACCCGGGCGCGGCTCGCGAGCCACGAGGCGCGCCTGTCGCTGCGCTACGCGTTCTGACGGCGCGGCCGGTCGCGGGCCGCTAACGGACCGGGCAATCGCCGGGGCCGGCCGCTACCTCCGGCTCCACGCCAGCCAGCGCTGAAAGATCTTCTTTACCATGGGGGTCAGCCGTGTGCGGTTGAAGGCGTCGCCGGTCTGCTTGATGGCCTCGGCCTGGGTCGGGTAGGGGTGGATGACGTTGGCGATGGTGCCGAGGCCCACCTTGCCGGCCATGGCCAGGGTGATCTCGCTGATCATCTCGCCGGCGTGGCGCGCCACGATGGTGCCGCCGACGATCTTGTCCTTGCCCTTCACGACGTGGATCTTGACGAAGCCTTCCTCCTCGCCGTCGGCCAGGGCGCGGTCCACTTCCTTCAGCTCGCGGACGTAGGTGTCGATGGCGATGCCCTGGCTCTCCGCGTCGCGCTCGTACATGCCCACGTGGGCGATCTCCGGGTCCGTGTAGGTGGCCCAGGGCATGATCAGCGAGCTCAGCTTCTTGCTCTTGTAGAAGAGGGCGTTCTGGATGATGATGCGCGCGGCCGCGTCGGCCGCGTGGGTGAACTTCCAGTCCATGCAGACGTCGCCGCCCGCGAAGATGCGCGAGTTGGTGGTCTGCAGGTAGTCGTTGACCACTACGCCGCGGAACGGGTGGAACTCGACGCCGACGCCTTCGAGGTTCAGGCCGTCCACGTTGGGCGCGCGCCCGGCCCCCACCAGGATCTCGTCCACGGTCACCGAGTCCGCGTTGCCGCCTGCCTCGTAATGGACCACCTTGCGGCCGTTTTCCGTGGCCACGCGGGTAAGGGCGCTGTTGAGCACCAGTTGAATGCCCTCCCGCAGGAACTGCTGTTGGACGATGTCCGCGGCGTCGGCGTCCTCGCGGTTGAGGATGTGGTCGCCGTTGTGGAACAGCACCACCTGGCAGCCCAGGCGCTGGAAGGTCTGCGCCAGCTCGCAGCCGATGGGCCCCGCGCCGATGACCGCCAGCCGTTCCGGGCGCTCGGTGAGAGAGAATACGGTCTCGTTGGTGAGGTAGCCGGCCTCCTCGATGCCGTCGATGGGCGGATGTGGCGCCACCGCCCGGGCGCCGGAGGCGATGACGGCCTTCTTGAAATGGAGCGACTGGCCGTCCACTTCCACGGTCTCCGGACCGGTGAAGCTGGCGTCGCCCAGGAACACGTCGACGCCCAGTTCGGAAAAACGTCTCACCGAATCGTGGTGGCTGATGTGGGAACGGATGCGGCGCATGCGTTCCATGACCGCGCCGAAGTCCACCTGAACGTCACCCGGGCCGCCGATGCCGAACATGTCCGCGTCCCGGATCTCCGCCACCACGCGCGACGAGCGGATGATGCACTTCGACGGGACGCAGCCGACGTTGAGGCAATCGCCGCCGAGGTAGTGGCGTTCGATCAGGGCCACCCTGGCGCCGAGCCCGGCGGCGCCGGCCGCGGTCACGAGCCCGGCCGTGCCCGCGCCGATGACCACCAGGTTGTAACGGTCGGCCGGCGTGGGATTGGTCCAGTCCGCCGGGTGGGTGTTGGAGCCCAACACCTGGTTGTATTCGTCCTGCGGCGACAGTTGTGGAATGTTGCGCATGCTTGCTCTCTCGGGTCGGGAACAGTCTTATCCTGGACGCCGGTGGCTATGGTTTCCGGCGCCTCCTATGGCGCTTTCGCGTTCCTGCGCTTGTTGACCAGCTCGATGGACTTCTTGGCGATGAGGGGGAACAGGCCGAGCAGCGCGAACGACAGCAGGAGCGTAGGGGACAGAATGCCCGCCAGCGAATCGATCTGGGCCAGTTGGGTGCCGGCGTTCACGTAGACGATGGTGCCGGGAAACATGCCCAGTTGGCTGACGAAAAAGAACTGCACCGTGCGGATGGGCGTGAGCCCCATTACCAGGTTGATGACGAAGAAGGGAATGACCGGGATCAGCCGCATGGTGAAGAGGTAGAACATTCCCTCGTTGGCGATGCCGTTGTTGATGGTCTCGAGCCTGTCGCCGAACTTCCCCTGGATGCTGTCCCGCAGAAGGAAACGTGCCACCAGGAAGGCCAGGGTGGCGCCGATGGTGCTGCAGAAGGAGACAATGATCGTGCCGGTGATCACCCCGAACAGCGCGCCGCCCAACAGCGTCATGATGGCCGCGCCCGGAAGCGAGAGCGCCGTCACGGCGATGTAGATCGCGGCGTAGGCGGTGATGGTGGTGGCGGGGTTCTGCTGGTAGTAGCCCAGGTAGGCATCGCGCTGCGCCTTGATGAACTCGAGGTTGAAGTACATCCCGAGATCGAAGACGAAAAAGCTCGCGATGAGAGCGGCCACGACCACCACCAACGCTATCTTGCCAATCCGTTGAGTCATGAAAGGATGTCTCCCAGAGTGTCTCGGGATTCCCTCTGTTCCCTGCAAGATTACCAAGCGTCCTTGCGCCGGCGCGTTCGTTTATAGTTGATTTGGTGCCGCAGGTAAATTCCGTGAACAGTGAATCTTTTCTCAAACGCGCGGCGGGCGCGCGGCGGTCCGGCTCCCGAGCGGAACTTCCGCGCCATGACTTGCCCGCCGTGGCGGTCATGGCGCGGGCGCCGAGGCCGGGAGCCGTCAAGACCCGGCTGTGCCCGCCGCTGACCCATGCGGAGGCGGCGGACTTCTACGCCTGCGTGCTCCAGGACGTCCTCGACCACTTGGCGCGTTCGGAGCGTTGGGACACCTGGGTGGCCTACGCCGAACGAAGCCGAGGCTATTTCGCGCGTTTCCCGGAGCTGACCACGACCCTGCTGCCGCAGCGCGGCGATTCCCTCGGCGCGCGCATGCATGGCGTGTTCACCGACTTGCGGGACGAGGGTTACCGCCAGGTGGTCGTGGTGGGCAGCGACATCCCCACCCTGAGCGCGGGCGCGGTGGGGAGTGCCTGCGAGTTGCTGCGGCAGGACGCCTGCGACGTGGTGCTGGGCCCGGCGGACGACGGCGGTTACTATCTCATCGGCCTCAACAGGCCGGTGGAGGAACTCTTCCAGGGCGTCGCCTGGAGCACGGCGACCGTGCTCGATCAGACCCTGGACAAGGCCCGGCGACTCGGTCTGCGTGTGCGCACGGTCGCCCGCACCTACGACGTCGATTCGGCCGCGGACCTGGAGCGGTTGCGCCGAGACTTCGAAGCGTCCGCCGATCTGCGCGCCGGCCGTCCCAGGACGCGCCGCTGGCTCCTCGAATGGGCCTCCCTGGCGGACGGTCGGGAGTCCGGGTGAAAACGCCCGTAATTTTCGCCGCCATGGGAGGACCTGCTAGACTGTGTCTCATGACAGGTTCCAGGAGAATCGTCCTTCTTGCCTCAGGTTGCCTGGTCTTGATGCTCCTGACGCTCGCGTTCGCCGGTGGCCTCCGCCCGGCGTCCGCCGCCATGGCCTGGGGAGACGCTTACGCGGGCCTGTTCGTCGCCGCTGCCAGGACCGAGAACCGGATCATCGATCCCAGCGGCTTCGCCAACTGGGGCAGACCCGGCTGGGCCACGGACTACGACGACGGCGATTTCGTCTGGGGTTTTCTGGTGGGCAGGAAGTTCGCCCTGGAAAGGGCGCGCTTCAGGCTTGAGCTGGACGGCGCCTGGGGCAACGTGTCGGCACACTCGGACCGCGTCGATCCCGGCGGCAGGGACGAGACGGCGCGGGCGGCTGTCCGGTGGGCGGCCACCGCACGTCTGGGCCTCGAACACAGGGAAGGGCCGGTGACGGTGTTCATCAACGGCGGCGCGGCGCTGGCCCGGATCACGAACTCGCTGACCGACATCGACTTCTCCCCGGACATGCCGGCCCGGTTCGACCCCGACGATTCGTTCCTCCACAACGCCACGCGAATCGGTTGGGTGCTCGGGGTCGGCATCGAGGCGCCCTTGGCGGACGGCTGGAAGTGGCGGCTGGACGGTTCGTATCTTGGTTTCGGCCGCGGCACCCACCGCGTGAACCGCTCCGGAAACAACCCGTGCGGGCCTGGCGGCCCTCGGCGGGCTTGTCCCTACCGGGTCGAGAACCACCTGATATTGTTGCGCCTCGCGGTGATCCGCCGGTTCGACCTGTGGCGCTGACGTGAGAGCGGAGTAGCGGTCGGGAGTTCCGGGAGTTCAGGCATGGCGGGCACCGTCCTTCTCGTCGTTCATATCGCCGCCGGCGCGGTGGCGTTGGCGGTAGCGGCCATCGCCCTTTCGACGGCAAAGGGCCGGGTGCATCACATACGGGCAGGGCGGGTCTATGCCGCGGCCATGTCGCTGGTGTGCGTCACCGCGCTGCCGTTGGCGATCCTCGGGGCCGACGTCGTGCTGCTGCTGGTCGCCGTCTTCAGCTTCTATCTCGTGTTCGCCGGCTGGCGCTTCGCCCGCAACGCCGGCGGTTGGCCGCGGCCGGTGGACTGGGCCGCCGCGGTGATCATGGGCGTTACCGGGCTCGGCATGTGGGGCCATGGCGCCGTGCTGTTCCTGCGGGGGGATTCGCAGTGGGTGACCATGGCCGTGTTCGGATTCATTGCCGTGGCCCTGAGCGCCGTCGACCTGCGTTATCACCGCGCATCGCCCCGGCCCGGCCGGCAACGCATCGCCCGCCATCTCACCAACATGCTGGCCGGGACCATTGCCACCGTCACCGCGGTCGTGGTGGTCAATGTCGCCACCCGGCCGGCATGGCTGGCGTGGATTCTTCCCACCCTCCTCATCACCCCGCTGATCGCATGGTGGAACCGGCGGGTCCTGCGGGGGAGGGACAGCACGCCAGGAATCCGGTAACGAGCGCCCTTCGCATGCCAGGGGATCGGGAGCAGCGAAAACCTGTATGCCGCCGCCCGGTCTCTGGTATAGTTACACAGACCGCGTTTCAGTTCCTGGATTCGAGTTGAGTTGGCCGCGATGAGCCACGTCCTGTTCCCCGTGATTCTCTCGGGTGGCGCCGGTACCCGGCTCTGGCCGCTGTCCCGCGAACTCCATCCGAAGCAGTTCATTCCGCTGGTGGAAGAACATACCCTGCTCCAGGCCACCGCCCGGCGCCTGGCCGCCCTCAGCGAGTTGCGGGCGCCCATCGTAGTATGCAACGAAGCCCACCGGTTCATGGTGGCCGAGCAGCTCGAGGGCATCGGCGTGGAACCCGCGGCCGTGCTGCTGGAGCCGCAGGGACGAAACACCGCGCCCGCGATTGCCGCGGCGGCGTTGGCTGCGCTCGCGCTTGGCGACGAAGACCCCATCCTGCTGGTGCTTCCGGCCGACCACGTGATCGGCGACGAGAACCGGTTCGCAAGCGCGGTGCGGAACGCGATCCTGGAGGCTGCCGCCGGTCACCTCGTGACCTTCGGGGTTACTCCCGCCTACGCGGAAACCGGGTACGGCTACATCAAGGCCGCCGGCCGCACCGGCGTCAGCGATGACGGCCGCAAGGTCGAGCGGTTCGTGGAGAAGCCGGATGCGGGAGAGGCCGCCGGCTACCTCGAAGAGGGCGGCTACTACTGGAACAGCGGCATGTTCGTGTTCCCGGCCTCAAGATATCTGGATGAACTCGGCTTACACGAGCCGGCGGTCCGGGACGCGGTGGCGCGGGCACACCGCAACGCGGTGGAGGACGTGGGCTTCCTGCGGCTGGAGGCGCGTTCCTTTTCGTCGTCTCCGGCCGTCTCGGTGGACTACGCGGTCATGGAGCACACCTCGGACGCCGTGATGGTCCCGCTCGAAGCGGGTTGGTCCGACATCGGCTCGTGGGCAGCGCTTGCCGATATGGCCCCCGGGGACGAAGCTGGCAACGTCACCCGGGGCGACACTATCCTGGAACGGGTCCACGATAGCTACGTCCGCGCCGGGGATCGTTTGGTGGCCGCGGTGGGGGTGTCCGGTCTCGTCATCGTGGACACCGCCGACGCGCTGCTGGTAGCGCGCAAGGACGCGGTTCGTGACACGGGCAAGGTGGCGGCGGCGCTCAGGTCGGCAGGCCGGGAGGAGCATCGGGTTCACCGCAAGGTCCACCGCCCCTGGGGCGCGTTCCACGATGTGCTCGTGGGCTCGGGATTCAAGGTGAAGCACATCGTCGTCCGTCCCAGCCACGCGCTGTCCCTGCAGTCGCACGAGTATCGCTCCGAGCACTGGACCGTCGTCCGCGGCACCGCGCGGGTCACCCGGGGAGAAGAAACCTTCGTGTTGTCGGAGAACCAGTCCACTTATATTCCCCGGAGGACGAAACACCGGTTGGCGAATCCCGATACCGTTCCGCTGGAGGTGGTGGAGGTCCAGTGCGGGGATTACCTGGAAGAGGACGACATCGTCCGTTACGAGGATGCCTACGGCCGCACGGACCCCGGTGAACCGGAGCCGAGCGATTGAGCCCGGTGAGGCACACGTCAGTGTCCGGTCTCGGTGCGGCGTCCGTAGACGTAGAGATCGGCAACCAGAAAGTTGACGATGCTGCCGAGGCTGACGCCGCAAAAGAACGCCAGCAGGCGGTGGCGGTCGAAGAGGTCCACGTAGCTCGTAAGCAGGGCGTAGCTGCCGACGTTCACCGCGAGGCCCACGAGGCTGCTCGCCGTAAACTTGGCCAGCTGGCCCAGGTGAGGCTGCCGCGCCCGTTCGCTGAAGGTCAGGCCACGGTTGAGTGCCCAGTTCCAACCCACGGCGGGCCAGAAGGAAAGGAAGCGGGCCAAGCGGTGCTCGATGCCGGCCCACTGGAGGCCGAGATAGCAGGCGAGGTCGACGACGAGCCCGCTGGCGCCCACCGCGCTGAAGAAAGGGACGCGGGCCAGGCTGCCGAACTTGTGGTTGTAAAGGCGGGAGAGGTGGCGCACGAAGCGGATCTGCTGACGCCAGTTCATTTTGCTGAGGCCCACGCTGCGGTCGCGGAAATCGATGGAGACCTCCCGCACCCGCAACCGTCCGCGTACCATGAGCTCCAGCGCGATCTTGTAGCCCATGGGCCGGAGGGTTCGGAGATCGGGTAGCGCGCTGCGGCGGGTGGCGAAGAACCCCGCCATGGGGTCGGCGCACTTCACCAGAGGGCGCGCCAGCCAGGTCGCCAGCCGCGAGTTCAGCACGCGGTAGAGGCTCCAGGAGCTGTCCACACTACCGCCCGGGGCATAGCGGCTGCCGATGACCATGTCGCAACCGCCGTCGAGGGCGGCCAGCAAGTCGACGATGCGCTCGGGGGGATGCGACAGGTCCGCGTCCATCACCACCAGCCGGTCGAAGCGGCTCAGCCGGATCCCCTCGATGACCGCCAGCGACAGATCCCGGGGCGGCTCGCGGCGGACCACCATGCGCACCGGCAGGCGCCGCGAGAGCTCCGAGACCACGGCCTCGCTGCCGTCGCCGGAATCGTCGTCCACCAGCAACAGCTCCCATTCGAGACCGGTTCCGGACAGCGCCGCGTCGATGCGTTCCGCCAGCGGCGCGATGTTTGCCGCCTCGCGGAACGTCGGCACGACGATGGAGACATTGCGGTCGGCGGTCTCGGGGGCAGGGGACGTGTTCGGCATGTTTTCGTCCAGGCACACAGGGTAGCATTACGTGCTAGTTCTCAATAGTGCCCGGGGTGGACGCGCCGCGGCGGGTGGCCAGTTCGGCGTAGCAGTAGGCTAGGGCCAGCCCGCGGTAGGGCCGCCAGCGTTCGGCGAAGGCGCGCATCTCGTCTTCGGTGGCCTTGCCGGTCCTGCCCAACAGGCCCTGAGCCACGTACTTGACCACTCCCAGGTCGCCGGCGGGGAACGTGTCCGGACGCGCCAGTCCGCGCATCAGCGCGATCTCGGCCGACCAGCGGCCGATGCCCTTTATGGCGGTCAAACGCTCGACGACCTGTTCGTCCGGCAGCGCAGACAGCCCGCGGAGCGTGACATCGGAGGCGAAGGCCTCGCCCAGCCGG
This genomic stretch from Deltaproteobacteria bacterium harbors:
- a CDS encoding mannose-1-phosphate guanylyltransferase/mannose-6-phosphate isomerase, with product MSHVLFPVILSGGAGTRLWPLSRELHPKQFIPLVEEHTLLQATARRLAALSELRAPIVVCNEAHRFMVAEQLEGIGVEPAAVLLEPQGRNTAPAIAAAALAALALGDEDPILLVLPADHVIGDENRFASAVRNAILEAAAGHLVTFGVTPAYAETGYGYIKAAGRTGVSDDGRKVERFVEKPDAGEAAGYLEEGGYYWNSGMFVFPASRYLDELGLHEPAVRDAVARAHRNAVEDVGFLRLEARSFSSSPAVSVDYAVMEHTSDAVMVPLEAGWSDIGSWAALADMAPGDEAGNVTRGDTILERVHDSYVRAGDRLVAAVGVSGLVIVDTADALLVARKDAVRDTGKVAAALRSAGREEHRVHRKVHRPWGAFHDVLVGSGFKVKHIVVRPSHALSLQSHEYRSEHWTVVRGTARVTRGEETFVLSENQSTYIPRRTKHRLANPDTVPLEVVEVQCGDYLEEDDIVRYEDAYGRTDPGEPEPSD
- a CDS encoding glycosyltransferase family 2 protein — translated: MPNTSPAPETADRNVSIVVPTFREAANIAPLAERIDAALSGTGLEWELLLVDDDSGDGSEAVVSELSRRLPVRMVVRREPPRDLSLAVIEGIRLSRFDRLVVMDADLSHPPERIVDLLAALDGGCDMVIGSRYAPGGSVDSSWSLYRVLNSRLATWLARPLVKCADPMAGFFATRRSALPDLRTLRPMGYKIALELMVRGRLRVREVSIDFRDRSVGLSKMNWRQQIRFVRHLSRLYNHKFGSLARVPFFSAVGASGLVVDLACYLGLQWAGIEHRLARFLSFWPAVGWNWALNRGLTFSERARQPHLGQLAKFTASSLVGLAVNVGSYALLTSYVDLFDRHRLLAFFCGVSLGSIVNFLVADLYVYGRRTETGH